A single Roseinatronobacter monicus DNA region contains:
- a CDS encoding Fic/DOC family N-terminal domain-containing protein — protein sequence MLNPTYSPRPLPPSVPLETVPVLKALNRASRALADLKGQARTIPNQGILIDTLALQEAKASSEVENIVTTQDELFQADVFPDDPQSPGAKEVARYRDALRLGHRKLIETGGLIPNSTLIDMFRLLKGRDDSFRVTPGTALKNERSGEIVFVPPQDENEIVTQMTELERFVNDDDLSDLDPLP from the coding sequence ATGTTAAACCCAACCTACAGTCCGCGCCCGCTGCCGCCCTCGGTTCCACTGGAAACAGTGCCGGTGCTGAAAGCGCTCAATCGAGCGTCGCGCGCACTTGCAGACCTGAAAGGGCAGGCGCGCACGATCCCAAACCAAGGCATCCTGATCGACACGCTGGCGCTTCAGGAGGCGAAAGCATCCTCAGAGGTCGAGAATATTGTCACGACACAGGACGAACTCTTCCAAGCTGATGTGTTTCCTGACGACCCACAGTCGCCCGGAGCGAAGGAGGTCGCACGGTATCGAGATGCACTGCGGCTTGGACATCGCAAGCTGATCGAGACAGGCGGTCTCATCCCGAATTCAACCCTGATTGACATGTTCCGCTTGTTGAAAGGCCGCGACGACAGTTTTCGCGTCACACCCGGCACGGCTCTCAAGAACGAGCGCAGCGGCGAAATAGTCTTCGTTCCGCCACAGGATGAGAACGAGATCGTCACACAGATGACTGAACTTGAACGGTTCGTGAACGACGATGACCTGTCCGACCTTGATCCGCTTCCGTAA
- a CDS encoding helix-turn-helix domain-containing protein: MQPTAPTLILTPADLGKAIRARRLELGLKQADVAMQSGVSNPTISAIENGKDTARIGLVLQVCRDLGLRIRVET, encoded by the coding sequence ATGCAACCGACTGCGCCAACACTGATCCTGACCCCTGCTGACCTCGGCAAAGCAATCCGGGCTCGGCGGCTGGAGCTTGGGCTTAAGCAGGCCGATGTCGCAATGCAGAGTGGAGTTTCCAACCCGACCATCAGCGCCATCGAGAACGGCAAAGACACTGCCCGCATCGGCCTTGTGCTGCAGGTTTGCCGTGACCTTGGCCTCCGGATCAGGGTCGAGACCTGA
- a CDS encoding HipA domain-containing protein, translated as MPRLELEVFLEAHPAPIGRLTRFDDGAVGFHYITDALAHPLSLSLPVREEPFTDAEARAFFANLLFENAQREQVMQRHGLDFTDIVGLLEHLGGDCPGAVSCVPIGTGPAKTPGDLLSDYDPIDDDTLRRIMVSLRDRRRVPDDTRDPSPLAGVQGKIALAQLPCGRFALPKRGLNVPTTHILKVPRPGEMSAVAQEHLVMTLIAELQRHPVAETQCIGEGDLQGLLITRFDRRIDGTTVSRLHQEDFAQGLGLGPLLKYERNGSGARRFSAEAVGRLLMATEQPGQARQAFLEVTLLNLALGNTDNHAKNHALLYTGQRPTFAPIYDTMPVLIEDQVTHQLAFDIGRAQMTDEITRADLDTFILALGFPRTTPALLARLQQLLTATVAHIPEMSGPVRKRIGDAMAVQTCALAQALEMDIDTPKRDLVVLNRP; from the coding sequence ATGCCCCGGCTTGAACTCGAGGTATTCCTGGAGGCCCATCCTGCACCTATCGGTCGGTTGACCCGCTTCGATGATGGCGCGGTCGGGTTTCACTACATCACCGACGCGCTGGCCCACCCACTCTCACTGTCGCTGCCTGTGCGCGAAGAACCCTTCACAGACGCCGAGGCGCGTGCCTTTTTTGCCAACCTGCTTTTCGAGAACGCGCAGCGCGAGCAAGTCATGCAGCGCCATGGTCTGGACTTCACAGATATTGTGGGGTTGCTGGAGCACTTGGGCGGTGACTGCCCTGGCGCGGTTTCGTGTGTGCCGATAGGAACGGGACCGGCGAAGACCCCCGGCGACCTGCTGTCCGACTACGATCCGATAGATGACGACACGCTTCGGCGCATCATGGTTTCGCTGCGCGACCGTCGTCGCGTGCCTGACGACACGCGCGATCCATCGCCGTTAGCGGGGGTGCAGGGCAAGATCGCATTGGCGCAGCTGCCATGTGGGCGCTTCGCCCTTCCCAAGCGCGGGTTGAACGTGCCAACAACCCATATTCTGAAAGTGCCTCGTCCGGGTGAGATGAGCGCGGTTGCGCAGGAGCATCTGGTGATGACGCTGATAGCTGAATTACAGCGCCACCCCGTTGCCGAGACGCAATGTATCGGCGAGGGCGATCTGCAAGGATTACTGATCACCCGCTTCGACCGCCGCATCGATGGCACCACGGTAAGCAGGCTGCACCAAGAAGATTTTGCGCAAGGACTCGGCCTTGGCCCACTTCTGAAATACGAACGCAATGGCAGCGGCGCACGGCGTTTCTCGGCTGAAGCTGTTGGGAGACTGCTGATGGCAACTGAACAGCCTGGTCAAGCACGACAGGCCTTCTTGGAGGTGACGCTGCTAAACTTGGCGCTCGGCAATACCGACAATCACGCCAAGAACCACGCGCTGCTCTATACCGGTCAGCGCCCAACTTTCGCGCCCATCTACGATACCATGCCCGTGCTGATTGAAGATCAGGTGACACACCAGTTGGCGTTCGACATCGGCCGCGCACAGATGACAGATGAAATCACCCGCGCGGATCTCGACACCTTCATCCTTGCTCTTGGCTTTCCAAGGACGACCCCGGCGCTTCTGGCCCGGTTGCAACAGTTGTTGACGGCGACTGTTGCGCACATTCCCGAGATGTCAGGTCCGGTGCGCAAGCGGATCGGCGACGCGATGGCAGTGCAGACATGCGCGCTGGCCCAAGCGCTGGAGATGGACATCGATACCCCCAAACGCGATCTGGTCGTCCTCAACCGGCCTTGA
- a CDS encoding IS630 family transposase (programmed frameshift) translates to MGAALALRTDYDGMKLRELARKTKDANQARRLLALAEIYDGGRRSDAARIGGVGLQIVRDWVERFNARGPDGLINGKAPGQQSKLNDEQRRALAAIVESGPTLSVHGVVRWRLSDLRKWIADTFGISLHETSISRELRALGYVKLTARPRHHAQDTAALEDFKKGFAAAVAKLRARLLQGTVIEVWFQDEARVGQKNKITRRWAKRGTRPSAPHDQRTSSSYIFGAICPALGKAAGLVLPACNTEAMALHLAEISQTVAPKAHGAVLVDQAAWHMTDKLVIPDNITIIPIPAKCPELNPVENIWQFMRDNWLSNLIFETYEDIVDHCCKAWNKLVSMPDTITSIGTRDWAQEF, encoded by the exons ATGGGCGCAGCGCTCGCGTTACGGACAGACTACGACGGCATGAAGTTGAGAGAACTTGCGCGAAAGACAAAGGATGCCAACCAAGCCCGCAGGCTTTTGGCGCTGGCGGAGATCTATGATGGCGGTCGGCGCAGCGATGCTGCTCGGATTGGTGGTGTTGGCCTACAAATTGTCCGTGACTGGGTGGAGCGGTTTAATGCCCGCGGGCCTGACGGCTTGATCAACGGCAAAGCTCCTGGTCAGCAGTCTAAGCTTAACGATGAGCAGCGCAGGGCGCTTGCTGCAATTGTTGAGAGCGGTCCGACCTTATCGGTCCATGGGGTCGTCCGCTGGCGCCTGAGTGATCTGAGGAAATGGATTGCAGACACATTTGGGATTTCACTTCACGAGACGTCGATAAGCCGGGAACTCAGGGCGCTTGGTTATGTCAAACTCACAGCACGCCCGCGCCATCACGCGCAAGATACAGCCGCACTGGAGGACTTT AAAAAAGGGTTTGCAGCCGCAGTAGCAAAGCTCCGCGCACGGCTCCTGCAAGGCACTGTGATCGAAGTCTGGTTCCAAGATGAAGCGCGTGTCGGCCAGAAAAACAAGATCACGCGCCGATGGGCGAAGCGCGGTACGCGACCTTCCGCCCCACATGATCAGCGCACGAGTTCAAGCTACATCTTTGGAGCGATTTGCCCAGCCCTCGGGAAAGCTGCAGGTCTTGTGCTGCCAGCGTGCAATACCGAAGCGATGGCCCTGCATCTTGCTGAAATCTCCCAAACTGTCGCACCCAAAGCACATGGGGCTGTGCTCGTGGATCAAGCCGCATGGCACATGACTGACAAGCTGGTCATTCCGGACAACATCACCATCATCCCGATCCCCGCAAAATGCCCAGAACTCAATCCAGTCGAAAACATCTGGCAATTCATGCGAGACAACTGGCTATCAAACCTCATCTTCGAAACCTATGAAGACATCGTAGATCATTGCTGCAAGGCTTGGAACAAATTGGTCAGCATGCCCGACACAATCACCTCCATTGGAACCCGCGACTGGGCTCAAGAGTTCTGA
- a CDS encoding IS256 family transposase, which yields MKNDTTILPFRQSETIVDPLTELAREGARRMLAEALKAEADAFVASFADEKLDDGRQRIVRHGLGPERQIQTGIGALNVQRPKVRDRMAALDPAQKIRFTSNILPKWARRSVSLDALLPVLYLKGISTGDFQEALSAIMGPDAPNLSPSVISRLTAGWQAEYDAWARRDLSARNYVYIWADGVYLQARMEENAECMLVIIGATPEGKKELIGFQVGLRESSQSWHELLSDLKARGLSVAPKIAVGDGALGFWNALDKAFGSTKHQRCWVHKVKNVLNCFPKQMAAAVKSDLDDIQHAATKAEAKAAMDLFSEKYKQKYEKGVNCLTKDSDALLAFFDFPADHWGHLRTTNPIESVFATVRHRTVRTKGALSQKTAKLMVFTLIQAASKKWLRLNGRNQLPKVIEGITFNDGVEVIFDAPSRAA from the coding sequence ATGAAGAACGATACAACCATTCTACCGTTTCGCCAATCAGAAACTATCGTCGACCCGCTGACAGAACTGGCACGGGAAGGCGCACGCCGGATGCTGGCGGAAGCGCTGAAAGCCGAAGCTGATGCATTTGTGGCCAGCTTTGCGGACGAGAAGCTGGACGATGGCCGCCAGCGGATCGTCCGCCATGGACTTGGCCCTGAACGTCAGATCCAGACGGGCATTGGCGCTCTGAATGTGCAGCGCCCCAAAGTGCGTGACCGGATGGCGGCACTCGATCCTGCGCAAAAGATCCGCTTCACCTCGAATATACTGCCGAAATGGGCGCGCCGCTCGGTCAGCTTGGACGCGCTGTTGCCCGTTCTCTACCTGAAGGGCATTTCCACGGGCGATTTCCAGGAAGCGCTGTCAGCCATTATGGGCCCCGATGCACCCAACCTGTCTCCGAGTGTCATATCCCGCCTGACCGCAGGTTGGCAGGCAGAATATGATGCCTGGGCGCGGCGTGATTTGTCTGCGCGCAATTACGTCTACATATGGGCAGATGGCGTCTATCTGCAGGCGCGCATGGAAGAAAATGCCGAATGCATGCTGGTGATCATCGGAGCCACACCGGAGGGCAAGAAGGAACTGATCGGCTTTCAGGTTGGGCTTCGGGAAAGCTCGCAGAGCTGGCATGAATTGCTGAGCGATCTCAAGGCTCGGGGCCTGTCTGTCGCCCCCAAGATCGCGGTGGGCGATGGCGCCTTGGGGTTCTGGAATGCATTGGACAAGGCATTTGGCAGCACGAAGCACCAGCGCTGCTGGGTTCATAAGGTGAAGAATGTGCTGAACTGTTTTCCCAAGCAGATGGCCGCAGCCGTGAAATCTGATCTCGATGATATCCAGCATGCCGCTACGAAAGCGGAAGCGAAGGCCGCAATGGATCTGTTCAGTGAGAAATATAAGCAGAAATACGAAAAAGGCGTGAATTGCCTGACCAAGGACAGTGACGCCTTGCTGGCTTTCTTCGACTTCCCGGCTGATCACTGGGGCCATCTGCGCACGACGAACCCCATTGAGAGCGTCTTCGCCACGGTTCGGCACAGAACGGTTCGCACAAAGGGTGCGCTCTCGCAAAAGACCGCGAAACTGATGGTCTTTACCCTCATTCAGGCCGCGTCCAAGAAATGGTTGCGCCTCAATGGCAGAAATCAGTTGCCAAAAGTCATCGAAGGAATCACATTCAACGACGGCGTCGAAGTGATTTTTGACGCACCAAGCCGCGCCGCCTGA
- a CDS encoding LysR family transcriptional regulator — translation MKDDRLVEMQVFCTVVQTGSFTAAAHALAVSQPFVSQTIQRLEARLSARLLHRTTRGHRLTPEGARFRDAARKLLDTVERFEADWQQDAMQVDGCLRVSAPIAFGLDRITPLMSDFLKQHPSLALDLRLTDDYENLIDDIVDVAIRMGKLPDSSLMHRRLCSLQRIIVAAPELIARHGTPRTLDDLGRMPCLAWDGSRDHLNLWTFANSGEPVTFRAESRFRSNQGMSLFDMCLAGFGVMRAAEHLARPAIQQGRLVQILSDYTPVDDTAIYAVFLPDRHVVPRIRNFIDFMVSAFRTPNWEDDAEPTSRI, via the coding sequence ATGAAGGATGATCGTCTTGTGGAAATGCAGGTGTTCTGCACGGTTGTGCAGACCGGAAGCTTCACGGCTGCGGCGCATGCACTTGCCGTCAGCCAGCCATTTGTCAGCCAAACCATTCAACGCCTCGAAGCAAGGTTGAGCGCAAGGCTGCTGCATCGCACTACGCGCGGCCATCGGTTGACACCCGAAGGTGCGCGTTTCCGCGACGCCGCGCGGAAGCTCCTCGATACCGTCGAGCGTTTCGAGGCCGACTGGCAGCAGGATGCGATGCAGGTAGACGGGTGTTTGCGGGTCTCGGCTCCAATTGCTTTCGGGCTCGACCGTATCACGCCGTTGATGTCAGATTTTCTGAAGCAGCACCCCAGCTTGGCGCTCGATCTGCGTCTGACCGATGACTATGAAAATCTGATAGATGATATTGTCGATGTCGCGATCCGAATGGGCAAGTTACCGGATTCGAGCTTGATGCACCGCCGCCTGTGCAGCCTGCAGCGCATCATCGTGGCTGCACCAGAGCTGATTGCGCGCCACGGCACGCCCAGGACACTGGATGATCTTGGCAGGATGCCCTGCCTCGCCTGGGATGGCAGCCGTGATCACCTGAACCTCTGGACGTTCGCAAATAGCGGTGAACCTGTGACATTTCGTGCAGAAAGCCGTTTCCGAAGCAATCAGGGTATGTCGCTTTTCGACATGTGCCTTGCTGGGTTTGGCGTCATGCGGGCGGCAGAGCATCTGGCACGTCCCGCGATCCAGCAGGGACGCCTGGTGCAGATCTTGTCTGACTACACTCCCGTGGATGATACAGCGATCTATGCGGTCTTCTTGCCTGACCGTCATGTCGTGCCGCGCATTCGCAATTTCATCGATTTCATGGTCAGCGCGTTTCGCACACCGAACTGGGAAGACGATGCGGAACCAACCAGCAGGATTTGA
- a CDS encoding class II aldolase/adducin family protein yields the protein MLDLGKRVSIYQPEQEGLIFPELPEFASVEDERRHRKERLVAACRAFAQQGFDYGFAGHLTVRDPERPELYWTNPMCVHFAKVKMSNLILVDHTGKVIEGDYAVNRAGFVLHANVHEEHPDIIAMCHAHTTYGVAWSATGRPIDPITQDACAFFEDHVVIGEQGGQVAVENHAGSDVAKAFKGVKAALHQNHGLLTASRHSIESAAFWFIALERCCQQQLDILASGITPIRIPDDRARYSREHVGSDYIGWLHFQTIWNQLVEDQPDMFD from the coding sequence ATGCTCGACCTCGGAAAACGTGTCTCGATCTACCAGCCTGAACAAGAAGGTCTGATCTTTCCCGAACTTCCAGAATTCGCCTCGGTTGAAGACGAGAGGCGGCACCGCAAGGAGCGCCTTGTCGCCGCGTGTCGTGCTTTTGCACAGCAGGGCTTCGACTATGGGTTCGCGGGCCATCTGACTGTGCGCGACCCCGAGCGGCCAGAACTTTACTGGACCAATCCGATGTGCGTGCATTTCGCGAAGGTCAAGATGTCGAACCTGATCCTCGTTGACCATACGGGCAAGGTGATCGAGGGCGACTATGCGGTCAATCGGGCCGGGTTCGTGCTGCACGCCAATGTGCATGAAGAGCATCCCGACATTATCGCGATGTGCCATGCGCATACGACCTACGGGGTCGCCTGGTCAGCCACAGGTCGCCCGATCGACCCCATTACACAGGATGCATGCGCATTCTTCGAGGATCACGTAGTCATCGGCGAACAGGGCGGGCAAGTCGCTGTTGAGAACCATGCTGGCAGCGATGTCGCCAAGGCGTTCAAAGGCGTCAAGGCCGCCTTGCATCAGAACCATGGGTTGCTGACCGCCAGCCGGCACTCGATTGAATCGGCAGCCTTCTGGTTTATCGCACTTGAGCGGTGCTGCCAGCAGCAACTCGATATCCTCGCTTCTGGTATCACACCCATTCGTATCCCGGATGATCGGGCGCGCTATAGCCGAGAACATGTTGGCAGCGACTATATCGGTTGGCTGCATTTCCAGACGATCTGGAACCAACTCGTCGAGGATCAACCCGACATGTTTGACTGA
- a CDS encoding ROK family transcriptional regulator, translating to MKGSNQTTVRDNNERLVLHLIRRNGVATKAELTRVTGLSPNAISVIVNALEEDGFLLRGEPMRGRTGQPSTPLRLNPDARFHIGLKIGRRGFDMVVVDFCGSVRARCEQDHDYPTPVRATAFVENNLDTLLQEAALTLDAIAGSGIAIPSQLWHWSGDFGALQDKMDVWRGHDIAATLEGLLPGPILVENDATAACYAEWVFGARRIKPDSLYFFVGTFIGGGVVLNGGVFRGCRGNAGALGPLRIPDEPGGTRLVDHASLTVLHQMLDHQGTPHPARHLADQNWNSFEPALSHWILRSARSLAHAIVSASAVIDFEGVIIDGALPQDVRSRLARLLESRLSQIDLGGIPYPEVAQGSFGTVARAVGAAAVHINERYMVRQEPDGI from the coding sequence GTGAAGGGATCAAATCAGACAACGGTGCGCGACAATAACGAACGGCTTGTCCTGCATCTGATCCGGCGGAACGGCGTCGCAACCAAGGCAGAACTTACGCGCGTCACGGGATTGTCGCCCAATGCGATTTCGGTGATCGTGAACGCGTTGGAAGAGGACGGCTTTCTTCTACGTGGCGAGCCGATGCGCGGGCGGACCGGCCAGCCATCGACCCCGCTGCGGCTGAACCCTGACGCGCGCTTTCATATCGGCTTGAAAATCGGGCGGCGCGGGTTTGACATGGTTGTGGTCGATTTCTGCGGTTCTGTACGCGCGCGCTGTGAACAGGATCACGATTACCCGACGCCAGTGCGCGCAACCGCTTTCGTCGAAAACAATCTGGACACACTGCTCCAAGAAGCGGCACTCACCCTCGACGCGATTGCCGGAAGCGGAATTGCAATCCCGTCGCAGCTCTGGCACTGGTCCGGCGATTTTGGGGCGTTGCAGGATAAGATGGATGTTTGGCGTGGGCACGACATCGCCGCCACGCTCGAAGGGTTGCTGCCCGGCCCGATCTTGGTCGAGAATGATGCGACCGCCGCCTGCTACGCTGAATGGGTATTTGGCGCGCGCAGGATCAAGCCTGACAGCTTATACTTCTTTGTCGGGACGTTCATCGGCGGTGGGGTGGTGTTGAATGGGGGGGTGTTTCGCGGCTGCCGTGGCAATGCCGGGGCTTTAGGCCCTTTGCGGATTCCAGATGAACCGGGGGGCACAAGGTTGGTGGATCATGCGTCTTTGACCGTGTTGCATCAGATGCTGGATCATCAGGGCACGCCGCATCCTGCCCGCCATCTTGCGGATCAGAACTGGAACAGTTTTGAGCCGGCGCTGTCTCATTGGATTTTGCGAAGTGCGCGCAGTCTGGCCCATGCGATTGTCTCGGCCAGCGCTGTGATTGATTTCGAGGGGGTCATTATTGACGGCGCTTTGCCGCAAGATGTCCGCAGCCGTCTGGCACGCTTGCTGGAGTCGCGCCTTAGCCAGATAGACCTTGGTGGCATACCGTATCCAGAGGTTGCGCAGGGGTCATTTGGCACTGTCGCCCGCGCCGTCGGTGCGGCGGCGGTCCATATCAACGAGCGCTACATGGTCCGCCAAGAACCTGACGGGATATAA
- a CDS encoding uridine kinase — protein MPHTRVVQQLCTQVMSAQSGTGRVLVAVAGPPGAGKSTLAAELVTALRAQTGESSAALVPMDGFHLDNEELRTRGLLATKGAPETFDTTAFVALVAAIRKDNGDLTYPLFDRALDKTLPDAATLPAAARIVVFEGNYLLLQQGGWAALSGMFDVTALLSVPLPVLRARLVARWLEHGLTEQDAEARATRNDLVNARTVLDHSAPADLLLSAQSDGQIAIETKRERVNRAG, from the coding sequence ATGCCACACACGCGCGTGGTCCAACAGCTCTGCACACAGGTGATGTCCGCGCAAAGCGGCACCGGACGTGTGCTGGTGGCGGTGGCTGGACCGCCCGGTGCTGGCAAATCCACGCTCGCCGCTGAACTTGTCACGGCACTGCGCGCGCAGACAGGTGAAAGCAGTGCGGCCCTTGTTCCAATGGACGGATTCCATCTGGATAATGAGGAGTTGCGCACACGGGGGCTGCTGGCCACAAAAGGCGCGCCCGAAACCTTTGACACAACCGCCTTTGTTGCGCTGGTTGCCGCCATTCGCAAAGACAACGGCGATCTGACGTATCCGCTGTTCGACAGGGCATTGGACAAGACCCTGCCCGATGCCGCAACCTTGCCCGCCGCTGCCCGCATTGTCGTGTTCGAGGGAAACTATCTGTTGTTGCAACAGGGCGGCTGGGCTGCGCTTTCGGGCATGTTCGACGTAACCGCCTTGCTGTCAGTGCCCCTGCCGGTTTTACGCGCGCGGCTTGTTGCGCGCTGGCTTGAGCACGGACTGACAGAACAGGACGCCGAAGCGCGCGCCACGCGCAATGACTTGGTCAATGCGCGTACCGTTCTGGACCATAGCGCGCCTGCTGATCTTTTGCTTTCAGCGCAGTCTGACGGACAGATTGCCATCGAGACAAAACGCGAAAGGGTCAATCGAGCCGGTTGA
- a CDS encoding ABC transporter ATP-binding protein gives MAGVSIQNVEKTFGATRVIHGIDIEIEDGAFVILVGPSGCGKSTLLRIIAGLEDVTSGAIKIGGVEVNDMAPKDRDIAMVFQNYGLYPHMTVAQNMGFALKLSGISKAEIAERVGNAADILNLTPLLDRYPKQLSGGQRQRVAMGRAIVRDPQVFLFDEPLSNLDAKLRVQMRAEIKQLHQRLKVTTVYVTHDQIEAMTMADVIVVMHDGVVKQAGSPLELYDRPANLFVAGFIGSPSMNFVDAKVTGDTLVFDDGQTLPVPTDATLSDGQIVRVGIRPEDLIVADAGLSMRVKIVEPTGAEIHVGAQMGGVPMTVVLRDRHDLHPDQDLIVAPLPGRAHLFDPKTEARLN, from the coding sequence ATGGCCGGTGTAAGCATCCAAAATGTCGAGAAAACCTTTGGCGCAACCCGCGTCATTCATGGCATTGATATCGAGATTGAAGATGGTGCCTTTGTCATTCTGGTCGGCCCATCCGGCTGCGGAAAATCAACGCTCTTGCGGATCATTGCAGGGCTGGAAGATGTGACATCCGGCGCGATCAAAATCGGCGGTGTCGAAGTTAATGACATGGCCCCCAAAGACCGGGACATCGCGATGGTGTTTCAGAATTACGGCCTGTATCCGCATATGACCGTGGCGCAGAACATGGGATTTGCGTTGAAGCTTTCTGGCATCTCCAAGGCCGAAATTGCAGAGCGCGTGGGAAATGCAGCCGATATCCTGAACCTGACCCCCCTTCTGGACCGCTACCCCAAACAACTGTCCGGTGGTCAGCGCCAGCGCGTTGCGATGGGCCGCGCCATCGTGCGCGACCCGCAGGTGTTCCTGTTCGACGAACCGCTTTCAAACCTTGATGCGAAGCTGCGCGTGCAGATGCGCGCCGAGATCAAGCAATTGCACCAGCGGCTGAAAGTCACGACCGTTTATGTGACCCATGATCAGATTGAGGCGATGACCATGGCCGATGTGATCGTCGTCATGCATGACGGGGTGGTCAAGCAGGCAGGCTCGCCGTTGGAGCTGTATGACCGGCCCGCCAACCTGTTTGTTGCGGGTTTCATTGGCTCGCCGTCGATGAATTTCGTGGATGCAAAGGTGACAGGCGATACGCTTGTCTTTGACGATGGCCAGACCTTGCCAGTCCCTACAGACGCCACCCTGTCAGACGGGCAGATTGTGCGCGTCGGCATCCGGCCCGAAGACCTGATCGTGGCCGATGCGGGCCTGTCGATGCGCGTCAAGATCGTAGAGCCGACAGGGGCAGAAATTCATGTCGGCGCTCAGATGGGCGGTGTGCCCATGACTGTTGTTTTGCGCGACCGACACGATCTGCACCCCGATCAGGATTTGATCGTCGCGCCACTACCGGGTCGTGCGCACCTGTTTGACCCCAAGACAGAGGCGCGGCTGAACTGA